The stretch of DNA ATAAGTAATCGTCTAGTGGTGAATATAAAATCTGCTTATAGGTCTAATGATGATGAGCTTTGGGTGCAGTTTACAAAAATCTTGGATCCGTCTTTTGGAATATTCAATTTCATATTGATAGCTAAATCAAGTTGGCCTCGTGCTTTGATTTACATATGAAGGAAAACGTTTTAGCATGTATATATAGCATATACAATATTTAGTTTTACTCCGGTTAATTCACTATTCAGTAAAGTTCCTAGCACACATCTTATGATCCAGCTGAAACTAGGGATATATGCTAGTTTGAATTTGTTATTAATCTCACGTcaacaatgcaataaaaattataattttgtatgaGTGATATAAACtgatatttagttatttactaGTATTTACCATAGGCTTTACTTTACTTACCAATATGTTGTCAAGTATAttatttactgtatatatatcagtttgcgTGTGACAAGACAACAAAAATAGATCTCTTTACCTAAAATATGACGTGTAAAATAATAACAACTTGATAAAAGTTATTCGACCAACTggcttttgttttaaaactttattgtTGATTTCATGATTTGttgtcacatatatataaatactatgGTTGCCCACACAATGCATAGGTAATGTATTTAGTTGTTAATATATTTGTACTAATTTGTGATTATGgtagaaacaaatatatatacattaatacatatatatatatcacttaaaatttattttctatttaattaaaagttttttttatttactttaatataACTGGTGAAAAACTTtctaatattataaaacaaaaaagtattacatataattaagtGATTTCAACTAATTTCACCGATAAAATTTTACGTTTATGTAACATCTTAGATATATtgtttaatatgaaaaattaaattagcataaataagcaaaacatatgtaaatacaaagcaaaacataagtaaaatatttgtatatgtgtttttttataagaaaaataaatagactCTAAGATattatatcatcttttttttagttattatgtTAGCATAGTtcattaaaaatagattttcgtataaaattttaatacaaattctcatgtttcatataaattttcatCTTCCTTTCAAACATCTAACAcattatataatactatattattattaataaagtattaagaaatatgaaaataaattcatatttaATACCGACAAAGATGATCTCTTTCTCATACACACGGCTGCTGAAAACAGTCATATCAGAATTGTCTAAGAGATTCAAAAACATTATCCATATTTAAAATGTATGCTCAACAAACTTGGTCAGAACCTTCTCCACATTGCATCAAAGATCAGGGAACATAAACTTGTTAAATCGTTGATGCAAAGtgatgataaaaaatatatgcgTCTTGAGATGTGGATGGCAATACACCTTTGCACATTTCCACCATAAATTGGTGCTATTGATCAAATGATAActtaatgaaattaataaattgaGCAAGATGTGGATGGCAATACACCTTTGCACATTTCCACCATAAATTGGTACTACCGATCAACTgataacttaataaaattaataaattttagttattaaaattgaataaatcaacaaaaaattatgagatacttgataattttaaaaagtttatattttgtgaaatcttattttattatataagatattttagaaatacCAAATCAAAGTAGAAATTATTACCGTAAGGAATAATaactttaattatataaattggAATCTTCTATTCATACATGTTATGTCAAATTTTGATGTCCCTTTCGTTTTCAATCATATAAACTCTCACCTTGTCTTCAGTTATTTCAATTGCGGCTGCTATTTATTGCAAAAAAGTTAGATATGTTCcgttcactttctttttttttttattcaaaatatgttCATTTCACTTAAAAAACGCAAATAAACAATCGCAAATGCAAGTTGCAACactaataaaaaacaaaaggcaTCTTAACCATACAAAGACATACACGAAAACGTATATAATTTCAACCTCATAAACCGCAACTTTTATTGTCTAAAGAGTGGACAGCTATGATACATAAGTAGACCTAGTATAAGAATTTATATGCATCCCATTTTGATGAATACTACCAGTGTCACATCTAGGTTGTTTGGGGCTTCGATCGAAAATAAAATATGACTTATTTGATTTTAGgtaaataattatttctaacAAACCTAAATATATCCATAAGAGAATAAACGAGCAACGATACAAAATTAAGGGTCTAAATGTATATAGTGACATGAATATTTCAAGCAAAATACATATGCGAAACAACTTACACCtattaaatcaacaaaatatttttaataatgtgGCCTAAAAATCAAACGTATAAAATGTGGCTGTAGGCAAGtgccctttttaaaaaatggtaagCACGGCACTGAATACTTCTAAGCCACTATGTTAAACTCAAAAACATTGCACAACTTAACGGATTAACCTGTTTGTTAATTACCAAGGAAACACAATTGTTTCTTGAAGAGTCGCAATCACGTATCTCCAACGAAGCTTAACTGGGACACACATTGCCCtccattttttttacaaagtatATTTTTAGCTCCAATAGGACAAAAACGCTGACCTAAAGACCAAAATAAATTAGTCATTATAATATCCCCAATATattgattttcgttttttttaccCATGAGGGAAAAGCAAAACCTGCTCCCcacttgttttctctctcaaCTTGCtccatcaattaattaaactttcGTTTTGTTTAAGTACTAATTATATACTTACTTGACATCTTCTCTCTAACTGTGCTTTTAGAATCTTTATTTGCCTAGTATTTAATAAATAACTAGTATCAAATAGTTCTCTTTTGGAGAGTGTTACACATGGAAgtataataagtaaataatgcGGAAAAATTCAAAGACGTAATCGTTCTTTCCAACTTTCTTCTCTTGGGTTATCGAATTATAAAAGCAAGTAAATAACAAAGTCAGCGGCGAAAATTCAACTTACATATTCATATAACTCATTAATTCTTTGTCAACTCTACTTGGTCCCTTATTATTGGTTCGTTAATGATAATTATTAATGCTAATTGCTGATAGTTTCTCTCGACATTAAACCGTTGACTTCTTAAACACTTCCCAAGACatgaaatttctcaaaataaaaaagaaagaatataatcTAACTCTGTGTGTAGAATATGGGAATCTCCGTCCTTGGGGATATTTTTTCTCACAACAGTACACCCACGCAGCCTGGAAGTGAGAGAAACAGAGACAGTCTTGTTCTGTACTGatatacttttataaaaaaagtagtAATTAAAGGTTCTTTTTTTCCCGATGCGTATACGAGATAACGATGCcccaaaaattgattttttttctttttttgattggGGGTGATTTTGCGTGGAAGAGGTACACCTTACCTTAGCTTACTTCTTCACCAGGGACATACCCATCAAAGAGACATCTTTACAGCTTTCTTTTCCCTGAGATTTGGGGGAGTTTCAACTGTTTCTCCTGTCTTTCACACAACACCAACTAATCTATCCTTTTTTAGgacagtttctttctttctttctttctttcttccaagAATCTTCAATTAAAAAGGATAAACATTTAAAACCCTATTTCAAGAATCTTCCGAGAATCTGGcgtgtctttctttttttgtgagtTTTCGTTTCAAAGGTCTCATCTTTACTTCATTTTTTCGTTATGCAAGAATCAGATTAGTTTTAGTGTTAAAAGAAGATTCCTTCTTTGATTGGGGTTAAATCAGTATGTATCTTAACCCACAAGGGATTAGGGTATTTTTTAACCAACTTGTAAGAATCATCAACagcctaaatattttttttttaaagtttgggGCTTTTCACTACTCCTTGATTCTCTCAGTTTCTTTACAAAGatttttgcttgatttgattCTCCTCCTGATTcctaaaatgtgttttttttcttaatttgttggGGCAAATTTGGATGCTTTGTGTTTTTCAGATGTGGCTGCTTCATTGATTTGAGTGAGAGCCATGGAAAACAATTCTCTTCCTTTGGATCCGGCTATGGATTCTTCATTCATGGACGGTTTACTACTAGAAGGTTGTTGGTTAGAGACAACAGATGCTGCTTCCGAGTTGTTTAATTTTAGTCCTTCAACCTCTGTTACCCCTTTTGATCCTTCTTCCTTCATGTGGTCTCCAACGCAACAAGACACAGCTGCTGCTGCTATCTCTTCATCTCATAGCTTCTCTCAGACGATGTACGGTCAAGATTGTGCTGAAAGATCGAGTCTTGAGGATCAAGGGAGAGATCTCTCTAGCTTTAACAGACGCTGGTGGATTGGACCAAGTGGTCATGGCTCTTCGGTTATGGAGAGATTGGTTCAAGCTGTGGCCCACATTAAAGATTACACAAGTGAGAGAGGCTCTCTTATTCAGTTGTGGGTGCCTGTTGATAGAGGTGGTAAGAGGGTTTTAACTACAAAGGAACAACCTTTTAGCCATGATCCAATGTGCCAAAGGCTTGCTCATTACAGAGAGATCTCTGTGAATTATCAGTTCTCTACTGAACAGGAGGATTCAGGTTCCAATAATTCCAACGACTTGGTTGGTTTGCCTGGGAGGGTTTTCTTGGGGAAGGTTCCTGAGTGGACTCCTGATGTGAGGTTTTTCAAGAACGAGGAGTATCCGAGAGTCCAACATGCTCAAGACTGCGATGTTCGAGGCACTTTAGCTATTCCTGTGTTTGAACAAGGTAGTCAGAATTGCTTAGGTGTTATTGAGGTTGTAATGACCACACAAATGGTTAAGTTGAGCCCTGACCTTGAAAGCATCTGCAGAGCACTTCaggttttgcttctttttgctttctctccttttatCTTTGAAATAAGCTTTTCTTGGAACCTTTTAagtattgtttattttcttcacaGGCAGTTGATCTAAGGAGCACAGGAGTTCCGATACCGCCTTCTCTAAAGgtaaaaagtttctaaaaatgttcggatttttgttttatcttcctTGCATTTTGATAACAAGAAGCCAAATCATTCTTGAATCAGGAACCTGACTTCTCTTACCAAGCTGCATTACCTGAAATAAGAAACCTCTTGAGATGTGCTTGTGAGACGCATAAACTACCATTAGCTCAAACATGGGTCTCTTGTCTCAAACAAAGCAAAACCGGTTGCCGTCACAACGATGAGAACTATATTCATTGTGTATCCACAATCGATGATGCTTGCTATGTTGGTGATCCTACAGTCCGTGAATTCCATGAAGCTTGCTCTGAGCATCATCTCTTGAAAGGTCAAGGAGTTGTAGGAGAAGCGTTTTTGACCAATGGTCCTTGCTTTTCATCTGATGTCTCTAGCTATAAGAAATCTGAGTACCCTCTCTCTCACCACGCCACTATGTTTGGCTTACATGGTACAGTCGCTATACGCTTACGCTGCATCCACACAGGCTCAGCTGATTTCGTGTTGGAGTTCTTTTTGCCTAAAAGTTGCCGTGATATCGAGGAACAGAGGAAAATGTTGAATGCTCTTTCGACTATAATGGCGCACGTACCTAGAAGTTTAAGGACAGTCACGGAGAAggaactagaagaagaaggaaatccAATGGCGAGAGAGGTCATAGAGAGAGGAGTGACACTGCCAAAGATAGAGAATACGTCTGAAGTACAAGAGAGTAATAGTAACCCTCAAAATGCTGGATTAGTATTCGATGGAGGAACAACAGAGATGGGCGAGCTAGGCTCTGACTATGGCAAAGGTTTGAGTGTGAATGAGAAAAGCACTTTCTCTAGTGCTACTGGTGGTTTCAGTAGAATAACTGAGAAGAAACGAACAAAAGCCGAGAAAAACATAACTTTGGATGTTCTTCGCCAATATTTCGCAGGGAGTCTCAAAGATGCTGCCAAGAGTATTGGTGGTAAGTAAAACATTTACATCCCAGTTCTTGAAATTTTCAGTTCTGTTATTGATGTTAGAATTTGTTTCAGTTTGTCCAACGACACTGAAGAGAATATGCCGGCAGCATGGGATACAAAGATGGCCATCAAGAAAGATCAAGAAAGTTGGTCATTCACTACAAAAGATCCAACGGGTCATTGACTCGGTTGAAGGTGTTTCTGGTCATCATCTACCTATAGGCTCCTTCTATGCGAATTTCCCTAATCTAGCTTCTTCACCAGAAGCATCatcattacaacaacaacaacaacaatccaagAGGACGACATTCTTGTTTTCATCAACTTCACAGCCTACAAAATCCCCTGGTTCCTCGTGTAGTTACAGCTCGAGCTGCTCCAGTGAAACACAAGTTAATAAGGAAGATCCTACAGATAAGACTAGACAAGAGACAATGACTCTCTCAAGATCTTTTAAGGAAAGGCAGACCACCACACACTTATCaccctcatcatcatcacaggAGGATGATTTACTGAGGATAAAGGTAACCTATGAGGAGGAGAAGATCCGGTTTAGAATGCGAAACTCGCATAGGCTAAACGATCTATTGTGGGAAATAGCGAAACGGTTTAGTATAGAAGATGTGAGCAGATATGATTTGAAATACTTAGATGAAGACAATGAATGGGTTTTGTTGAGATGTGACGACGATGTAGATGAGTGTGTAGATGTTTGCAGATCATTCCCGGGACAAACAATTAAGCTTTTGCTTCAGCTCTCCTCTCAGTATCTTTCAGAACGTTCTTCTGCCAGTGGATGCCCTTCATGACATGAAGATGAAGAGACAAAGATTTTACATATATAGTCTGTATTGTGTAAGCATTGTTCATAggttttcttttactattttcaAGATTATTAGGTGGTGGTGCCAGAAAGAGAAAACGTGTAAAGAGCCTTTTCTTCTAGAAAAGAATTATTGAAGTTTTCTACTTTACTACTTTTGTAATGTGTAGTTGGTTTGCAAATgtagatacacaatttttatttacttctcTTCCATAAACTCTGATTAACTTTTGTGTTTAAGTTGGCATTGCAATCataaggaagaaaataaaacaggACTCAATAAGTGACAGTTAACTACaaagattatatattattttctttgaaaaaaaatataaattatggcTATATTTTGACTCAATAGTGTACAACAAATGTTTCGCTAAGTTTctagaaataaataatatatactacCAGAGAAAAAaggatcaaattttgtttttaaaggtGGTTCGTTTGTATATAGTGTGTATAGTACATGACTGATCcaaaagaactctttgactaTCAGTTTCGACCGGTTCTACGGCCGTGTGATGAATCATTTCCTCGAACCCGGTTATTATCAGAACCATTGCTCCGTTTACGTCTCTCTTCTTTGGGTTGGTCTCTGATAGTCCTTACGATTTCTAGTTCTCTGAGCACATCATCCATTGGCGGTCGGTTTTTGGGATCAGCCTCAAGACACCGTAGAATGAGCTCGGCGGTTTTGAGCACCGCCAAAAGTGGATACTTGTGCTCAAGCCTTGGGTCCATCATTttctgaagcttcttcttctgtgtcAGCACCGGTTTAGCCCATTCCACAAGATTCTGTTGTGCAGATGGTCGGTTTGGGTCTAATGCTCTTAAACCGGTTAAGAGCTCTAGTAGTACCACCCCAAACCCGTAAACATCACTCCGCACGTAGAGATGACCTATATAACATCAATTAAAACATGCCTTCTTATCAAccgacaaaagaaagaaaaaacatgttttaaatatattttgcacgtttattttttttacctgtAGCCATGTACTCGGGAGCTGCATAACCACGTGTGCCCACGACACGCGTGGTTACGTGGGAGAATCCATTAATTGGACCTAGTTTAGCTAGTCCGAAGTCAGAAAGCTTGGCGTGGAAGTTCTGAAAAGACGGACGGCAAGAACtgttactaaaataaaaaaggacaATCTTCTAGAAACAGCAAGCAGTTTTGTTATATAAACGTGGGAAGGAGCTAGAGATATGGAAAGACGACACCGTACGGAATCAAGAAGAATATTGGAAGCCTTGAAGTCTCTATAGATAACACTCTTTTCCGAGTTATGCAAAAAGGTAAGTCCTTGAGCTGCTTCAATGGCTATCTTCAATCGTGTATCCCAAGGCAATGCCTCTGCTCCTTCTGCATTAACATTCATGGATGCATATATCTTTACATAGATGTATAAGATAAGATAATTGTTATAATGGATTGATGATTGAGTAGAATAATACTTGCGAAGAGGTGATTTTCAAGGCTTCCTTTAGGCAAATACTCATAGACCAAAAGGAACTGATTCTCTTCCCAGCAGTAACCCAAGAGCTTCACCAAATTTGGATGATGAAACTTCCCTAAGAATCTCACTTCACACTGCAATTTTACAATACAAACAATCTCAATACGACCGTTTCAATATAATCGATGTTTTACATTTCactgttttatattttactatagtTAGATATTTCGCATATATATATTCGTAACTTCCTTGTCGATTACCAAGTCAAGAGTTAATCAATAGTACTTGTTCTTTTTTCATTCATAAAGATattagtttgatattttatattctatctacaCGATATATGGTCGTGAATGTTCACGCACGGAGACACGTacataagagaagaagatatacTTCACGCGCAATACAAAGAAACATCCAACCATATCGATGAAGATCTATTTCATTGACTAATTATACTATGTATGTATTGTTTCTTTCCGATTGACTAATAAATACAGAAACGTTATTAACTCCCTtgacttcgtcttcttctttttttgctaaatgtCAAGTTGACCTCTTCGTCCTTTAGGTTACTAAAAGTAAATGATAAATAACAAGTATACTTTCCAAGTTCCCAACTAAATAAATACGTTCGAATTCTAGCGACACCGTCGATGATACAACGTTAATCAAttctaagtaaaaaaattgtctaacatatcagaaaaataaattttacttat from Camelina sativa cultivar DH55 chromosome 9, Cs, whole genome shotgun sequence encodes:
- the LOC104713299 gene encoding protein NLP5-like, which produces MENNSLPLDPAMDSSFMDGLLLEGCWLETTDAASELFNFSPSTSVTPFDPSSFMWSPTQQDTAAAAISSSHSFSQTMYGQDCAERSSLEDQGRDLSSFNRRWWIGPSGHGSSVMERLVQAVAHIKDYTSERGSLIQLWVPVDRGGKRVLTTKEQPFSHDPMCQRLAHYREISVNYQFSTEQEDSGSNNSNDLVGLPGRVFLGKVPEWTPDVRFFKNEEYPRVQHAQDCDVRGTLAIPVFEQGSQNCLGVIEVVMTTQMVKLSPDLESICRALQAVDLRSTGVPIPPSLKEPDFSYQAALPEIRNLLRCACETHKLPLAQTWVSCLKQSKTGCRHNDENYIHCVSTIDDACYVGDPTVREFHEACSEHHLLKGQGVVGEAFLTNGPCFSSDVSSYKKSEYPLSHHATMFGLHGTVAIRLRCIHTGSADFVLEFFLPKSCRDIEEQRKMLNALSTIMAHVPRSLRTVTEKELEEEGNPMAREVIERGVTLPKIENTSEVQESNSNPQNAGLVFDGGTTEMGELGSDYGKGLSVNEKSTFSSATGGFSRITEKKRTKAEKNITLDVLRQYFAGSLKDAAKSIGVCPTTLKRICRQHGIQRWPSRKIKKVGHSLQKIQRVIDSVEGVSGHHLPIGSFYANFPNLASSPEASSLQQQQQQSKRTTFLFSSTSQPTKSPGSSCSYSSSCSSETQVNKEDPTDKTRQETMTLSRSFKERQTTTHLSPSSSSQEDDLLRIKVTYEEEKIRFRMRNSHRLNDLLWEIAKRFSIEDVSRYDLKYLDEDNEWVLLRCDDDVDECVDVCRSFPGQTIKLLLQLSSQYLSERSSASGCPS
- the LOC104713300 gene encoding probable serine/threonine-protein kinase NAK; this translates as MGNICLGSGSSTVQQEQSPVSTKPLPVRHGQQHPENKKFPPALVTMPALNPKFPMPETGNRTRSAATQLREKPQQRTRSVENPNPPREKPQERSRPDDDQPSKPAAEKQVLGIGKKAVPPSGKIVTPNLKMFTLVELKTATKNFRPESVIGEGGFGQVFKGWVDEKTLAPSRAGVGRPVAVKKSNPDSEQGLHEWQCEVRFLGKFHHPNLVKLLGYCWEENQFLLVYEYLPKGSLENHLFAKGAEALPWDTRLKIAIEAAQGLTFLHNSEKSVIYRDFKASNILLDSNFHAKLSDFGLAKLGPINGFSHVTTRVVGTRGYAAPEYMATGHLYVRSDVYGFGVVLLELLTGLRALDPNRPSAQQNLVEWAKPVLTQKKKLQKMMDPRLEHKYPLLAVLKTAELILRCLEADPKNRPPMDDVLRELEIVRTIRDQPKEERRKRSNGSDNNRVRGNDSSHGRRTGRN